The genomic region CCGTAGTATCCGGAGTGCGCGCCATAGCCCGGGTACGAGCCGTAGTAGCCGAGGCTGGATCCGTATCCGAGACCCGAGCCGTAGCCGAGTCCGTGACCGTATCCGTATCCGCCCAGTCCGCCGTAGTAGCCGTGTCCGGCCAGACCCGGGTAGCCGGAGTATCCGTAGCCGAGTCCACCGTAGCCGATTCCACGCTTCTCGGTCACCTTCGACTCCTCAGCACCGTAGACGGCGGCGACGGCCAGGACGAAGAACAGAGCAATCTATTCGGAGCGAGGAAGAAAAGCGCAGACCAGTTAGTCGGTTCGCTGGACACGAAGGATCCTGCCACGACTTTGGTGCGTTGGACACTTACGAAGGACTTCATGATGATGCGTTTGGGTTGGTTGAGTTGGGCTTGGGTTGACGAGTAGAACACGTTTGTGGAGTGATGTACCGTGCTGTACGCTGGGATTGCAGGAGGCGAATTGATGCCGTCGTTGAAAATCGCCATTACTTTTATACGAAAAGCGGTACCGTAGAATTTCCCTGCCCGAGCCGTCGTTTCGCACGCTCGCCGCTGCATTCGTCGCTGGGTTGCCCTTTCCCTTTGGTTCTACAATTGCACCCAGTGCAGCCGGCCCGACTGACTCATTCGTTCGTACGTCGTACAGGTTCCCCCCTCCTTTCAGCCGTTTGTGGCCGGCAACAGATGCATTTTCTCCCTCACGCCACCGAACCGCGGGTTCACGACAGTGCGAATTTTCCTCTCCGTTAACCCTCGAACCTGCGGGGCATGGAGTACTTTACCGATCGACCGGCTGGGGGATGGCGGTGGTGGACGGCATCGACAAATGCAGATGCAACCCTTTGGGCCTCCCCGTTCTTCACCCCATTTCACATCCCTGCAAGAAGGCGGGGAGGGTTGCCCACGACGATTCGTTGTTCTTTTCAAACGCCGGCCACCCGACGATGAAGAATGGCATTTGTTCAGGCGCAAATCACACCACCGGGAGGCACTGTTTTTCCCGCGGCTGGCAAAACAAGCACCTAAAAAAATACCCCCAATTGTTTCCTAATCGTACGGACACGCCAGGTGGAGGAACACACGCGGGGTGTGGAGGAGTTTTATGCTGTCATTCTATCGTTTGAGTGCCGCTTTGCGCCCCCTTTGGCGGAACCCCGAAAGTTCGTTGGGGGTGTGAAATTAAAACGACTAAAGCGCTAATCACACCGGCCTAGAGCCAGCTACAATGTGTTTTCCTTGGGGGAtgccgaaataaaaaaacaccaactaACAGCACACACgaagaaaacgggaaaatcacACGCAAAACCCGCAGAACCACCGCCGGATCGGTCAACGTAAGTCAACGGATTTATGACTCTATTTTTTGCCACCATTTTTTCCCAGCTCCTCCCATCGAACACCATCCGAAAAACATTCCTGATGCTGATAATGGTAGAAAGAATCGTACGAATTGGGGTCATCGTGCGAGAAAACATCCCCCAATGGTACGGTTAACGAATTCATTAATTGTTCATTAATGATCGCCAAGGGAAGCGATCGGATGCGATGCTAATTTTGTGCAAATAGGCACTCAGTCTAACATGGAGCAGCCAAGCTCATTACATTCGTGGGTACTTGCTTAGCGAACTGACTTGTTAGATCAATAAAATTATGACCATTTACATAACCGCAATGATACTCTAAcaaaatgtgtatttttaaTATCTTTCATTCCACTAAACATTTATCAGGAGCTTCAATGTTTATCATTCTTGATCTTTGATTCAATTAGTACAGTTTAGTACGCAAGCTCTGAGCATATGACTTTTATCGCATCCCAAGAACACCACCAAGCAACAGCTACTGCTGCCTTGGATCGACCCGTCGATGTGGCTAGAAAATATCAGCAAACTAATAAATAACACTGCCGATGTTAGCGAGCCGGGTCGTGAGAAACAGTCCAACCGGCGGACGCATGTCGAGAACCGACAGCACATTTCCTGCCCCAGTCAACATCGCAAGCACCCTTCAATTCACCCCTCAGATGGAGAACCCAAGCAGGAGTATGGCTTGGTACTTAGTTGGCCCTCTTGAGGTGATCTAACGCACGAAAATAGGCCTCGACCGGGGCAAGGGAGGTAAAGAAAGTGACCAAAACCCGATGCGGCCGGGCGCCTCCAAGAGGTGCGTCCATGTCCAAACCGAACCCTAAACCGAACCTCCAGCCACCGTAACACCACCCGTTTACTGACCAGCTGACTATCTCCATCGGCCGCTTGTTGTCGATGCTCTTTCTCTCCATGCCGCACGGAAAAGAAAGGCCACCTATTTGAAGCATTGGAGCTAATGCGCGAGGCTGCTGCAAGAGAGACCGTGCCGGCTCAAATGGGGCTGACAACGGCAGACCAGACCACGCTTCCAGTCTAGACCACGCCAACGAGATATATGATGCAACGCGCGACCAGGGCGCACGCGCGTCCATGTTATCCGTTACGCAGCGCAGACGTCGGGAAAAACAACGCTCCGTCCGTGTCGAGGGGGTTGGGGCAGGAGGAAACAAATCGTTCACGGCCGAACTGAGTGTCAATGCGTCAATTCGACCGGGGCGAGAACGGCGTAGGACAGTGTTGACGAGGACGAAACACAATCCCGGGACTACGCGGAGTGTGAATGAATTATCGTTTCGGCCGCGTGGACGACCGCGTGGAAATATTAagttgttttcggtttcgatCGTTTGCCGACGGTTCGAAAACGGGCCCGTTCGTCGGGGATCATCGAAACCGCGTATTTTGGGTTCCGACGCGTCCGCACCACGACATGCCGATCACGTGTATCCTAGTTTATGGAGAAAACTTTCGGCACCGCTACCGTAGTTATGTTTGATTATTGTTGACTGCTGGGGCATGGCGGAAGTAAAGGGGTGTGTTCAGGAActgatcaaaaagaaaaaaataccacttttgttttccatttcaaagtAGTAAATTAGTAGGAAATATAAAAGTAGCTTCGAAACAACACTAAGACAAAGTCAAAACTAAGAAACAACTTcaagtgaaacaaatgtaGAATCCAGgagaaatattgttaaaaatgtaaaaatagaaaaactggTTTCTACAGTGCAACATGAATAGTGTAAGgactttaatttaattttcattccaacattCAATAGGATATGATGGTATGATAAGGAATATACTGTGGCAAATAACAATATTGATACCTAAACTACTATTTTTCTCCATAGTCAGTCTTCTGGAACAGGGGAGGTTAAGGTCTTAGTTAGTTTTCAAAACTTGAGTAAAACTGTGTATACAATTCACTTTATTCAAATGATGCCTACACATTATTGCAGCAATCAAAATAAGAGATCAAATGTACATGATCACTGAAGATAAATATCAGTGTTTAGCCCTTATGACcctaaattataattttaacaGATTGTAGCATCTATGACGTTGAGGACTTTGTTTGGTGCATACGTTTACTAATATACTTATTAATTGACGTTTGACCTTGTCTATCATTTCTCATTCTGTAAAAGACCCTACGCTATTCTTTACCCCTCTAACTGAAATGTGGACAATTCGTTTTGGTTGGCTTAAAATATGGTCGTGTACAATTTTGACAAACGATGTACCACCAGGGAATATCACTCGTCAACCCCGCTGACCTCAAGACGACGACATTAAGCCGTAAGCTGTCCTATCGGTGGGATAAGGCGTACCACCAGGTTCCTCCGACCCACAGTCCATTATTGGTAGCGATGATACGCGCTGCACGCAAATCTCACCATGCAGAAGCCCATGTGCCGGGAAACAATTGCGCGGTTGCCCTTGCCACACACAGGTACACACATATTCTCACATTTGTAGGGCCCTTGGCAGGGTGACAATTTACCAAACCAATTGCTGCCCCGTGTCGCTCCCGGTCGCCCAGGTGGTGACTAACGGCCCCCGCGGAAGGTGCAGGAGAACATAACGTGACAACCCCCTCACAAGACACCCCACGCGCTCGCACAATCTCACGGCCCCGCTACACACGTTGCAACCCCTCAGGGGCCGCCGACCGAAGTGGCCAACAATGGAAGCTAACATATAACTACCGTGCAATGTCCGGCTGGGCGTCCGACAGTCCCTTTCGGAAGGGCGCGTAATTATCGGAGTCGCCAAATGTTGGCCCTTGGCAACGTTCCGTCACACGCTATCGGATCGGGTGCTCGGTCCATCGGTAGCGTCGTAATCATCCCCGGCTTGGTTCTCCTCGGATAAGGTTCGCTTGTCCCGTCGGCTCCCTGAGGTTTCCTCTTCTCCGAAAGGTTCTGCAAAAAATACCACCAGCGAAACTCAAGGTTCTAACCCTCTGGGAACTATGCTTCTGAGGAGCTCGTTCTCTAGAAgacaacaaacaacataaagCCCACCGGCAATGCGCCGGAAGGTGTGAAGCGTGCCGGCGTCTCGCAGCGGCTCGATTGTTTCCGAAAGGGTCGCCGCGCGAAAAAACGGGGGCAACAGTGTCACTGCCGGGCAACCCGTACTTCTTCCTCCAATTTCACCCACCAGCAACGAACCTCCCCAGCGGTAGGTAGGTTCCTAATGGTGGAGATAACCATCTAATGAGCGCAACGGGTGCCATTGCGGGAAACGCTTACTGACTTTACTCCTCCGGCGGCGATCGTCTATCGTTTACCGAGACGGACCGATTTCGATCGCGGAAGACATGCGTCCTTGCTGCCCTCTTCGTAGGAATAAAGCGCGAACCGAATCCAATTCGCGCCGGGCGACATTTCAATCCAACCGTGGATCCTCGTGAAGCCCGAAGAAAATGAGCAATTTATCAGCATGTCAAAAGAATGTTAACTTAATTACCGCCACCGATCGGAGGGTTGATATTTCGCCGTAATCTGCATCGGCCGGTTCAAACCCCGTTGGGAGCGGTGCATGATTAATAGTCACCCGGTTGGgttgggaaaataatttaGCCCACACCTTGCGGCGGAAAACAGTAGGTCGGGGAGGGGCttggatcgaaaaataaaacatcaaataacCTTTTATGACGATCGATGGAGATCTTTTCTTTACCGAAGGGGAGCAAGGGTTGAGTTGCTAGAACAAACTCGATCATTACTGCCCTTGACTCTGTGACGAACACCTATCCTAGACGTTGGGTGGAAAACACGATAATAGTTTTCCTTTCAGCTCCAATATCCAGGCCGTTTCCGTGTTGGTTCCAACATACACTGCCTTGGGTTTGAAAACCGCCGTTCAATGTTGTATCAATTTGCCAACTCAACGAACGCCGCGGTCAAGCGTGAAACCGCAAATTGGTTTATCGGACCATCAGGAGTTGAACCGCAGTTCAACCCGCAGTTTGATGCCGTCATTATTCCTATCACAACAAATCAGGCACACCGGAGACCCTGCGCTGGTGACGGTGGAGTCCGAATGGCGGCTCTTTGTCCTACGCCACCAATCTTTCAGCTATCAGGTCTCTAGAGCCCAAGGTACTAAGAATGTTTGATCATAACTTTCAATTAAGCCAAAAGTGCTGATGGGATTATGATTCATCGCGCCTCATTGGAAGGCCTATATTTATAGTCTGGTTTAACTCGGGCATGGATCTAAATTATCTTGTAGAACTAGGGCTCGGAAAGGTTAAGGGCAGAGTAAAGAACAAACACCGCGACAAGTTACACCACCTCATGCACGGTTGACGTCATCTCTGGAGTTTGACTATCGAAGTACTCCAACACAGTTCGTGTTAAATGTTATACTCCTCATTTATTTAGTTTGGAAGCTTCCTTTAAACAAACTCTCTCAAGCCAGAAGATCCGTCGGGTTGCAAACGTTTAGCCCCATCCGATGGGGACCTTGTTTgtaaaaaaggttaaaaataaataaaccacacTCCGGGAGCGCGTGGTAATTGAAGACCCTCCGGCGTTCCGGTCTGCTCTCTAATGGCCGCTGATGGCAGCGTTCACCATGCCCACCGTGTACACGTGGTCTGTGAGGTGTTCAATCTTCGTAACCACGGTGATCACGATCCAATGTTTTTCTGGGAAGGGAGGATCTGATTTAACACCAGCTTGTAGTAGCAGTCTGGTAGGATGCTTTACCAATCGACTGATTATTGAGCCCGATTCTTCGGCGGAGAGATGAAACAAGGGAAACCGTTCTTAGCCTCCGCAGACTACCAGTCAGTCAGCGAGCGGGAACATTGGTTAGATCCACTCCTAACCTCCACTCACCAGGTCATCGTTTTTGTGGTGGCCAACGAAAATGTTTACCTTCCTCGCAGAAAGTACATTTTAATCACGACCATTATTTATAGCGCAACAGATCgaattgaaaatgtaattgCCAACGGCCGGCTACGATCGGTCGGCATGGAGGCTTGCGTTGATCTCCCGCAGGAGAAGGAGTGCGGACGAAAGCTGGAACCGGCAGCGCTTTGTCCCATGTTCTGCTTTGCATTCTGGTTGTCGACCACCGGACCGGTCCATTATTACCAGCAAAGCGCGATCCGATTCGGTAAGATGCCAGTCAGGGGGTGTCAGTGGCCGAGTTTAAGAAGCACTCTTTTGGATGGAGCCGATTTTTAACAGACTCTTGTTAGCCGGATTGATTCATGAACCGATTGTAAGCGGCGGTAACAACGCGGTTTATTCGCCGGAGGATTAAAAACGAAGCAACAACACGATCTTTAccgtttttcttgttcttacAGAGATAAGATTAACACACTTTCATAAAGCTTAAAAGATAAACAATCgaataaatataatttgaaaaacCTCCAACGGACAACCCAATAGACCGACTCTGGCTAGTAAATGTTAATTCTGTTCATCGCAATCCATCAGCCCTGACATGCGCATTCTCACAATCGCCAGCTTCCTTCAGCCCGTGgggacagaagaaaaatgaaacgctACGTTTAGCACCGGCCTGCCATTAATTAAGCCATCACATTTAAAGTTCTTGCCCAAAGGCCTTCGGTTAACATTACGGCCTGGTGCATTGGGTGCCTCGTGTGGGCTTGACTTAAATATCGTAGGCAAATCCGGTTCATGGGGTTAATCTGACATCTACTAGGTATGTCTTGCAAGTTCTTATCTTTTCAGGTGATTATTCTGCtcggtttttctgttttacgcATGCGACAAATACGAACTAAAATACAATAATTTTGGGTTTCAATTCAACCAAATACACAGGAATTTTCATGGTGTACGAAGGGGTTTTCCTGCTCGTTAATCGTTAATGCtagtaggaaaaacaaacaacataacCAACTCTGCTCTAACACGTTCATTGAACGAAATGGTCCTGTGCCTCGCATCCCGTGCGATCGCGAAAAGGAATGCACCTCAACCGAGGGGGGAAAGTGGTCCACTCGGATCACTTTCAACTATGGGTACCGCAATTTGCAGGCGAGGTCTTCGATAAGAACCACCGCCAGCCGGTACGAGCGTATGGGAGGCGGCCGGTAAATAAGTCATCGCGATTACCAGCGTCTCAAGAGGTTCGGTTTGGGTCGGGCCGTTTGCCGGTTGACACAGTTCGACCCAAAGGTTGCGATGGTCCAGAAACTGGTTCCAGCGTTCGGTTGCTGCTGGTCAGTCGAATGCAAGCAATGAGAAAAGACGAAAGGGACCGTCTAGGGCAGACTGATTTGTGttatgtgttgttgttttagctttttctttaaatttccctttcttttcctccgTTGCTTGGGAAATCTACAAGAGGAATATGAAAAAGGCTCTACAATTCGTAACACGTGCTGATATGcgataaatcaaataaagaaAGTTACCAGCAGGTTGTCAATAGTTTTGATTCGAATAGAATACACTCCACGTGGATGTAGTCGACGGTTATCAATCATAACAACTTCATCGTATGGTGCGACGTAATCTAAAATTCTATCATCGAGTGCATTTGCAGCAACGCGACATTTACCGTCCTAGAATGTCCGAAAGATTTGAGCCAGCTAAATGCCATTATCTTCGTTCTTGCGTTTGAAAAGGGCCGGACGAATTTTCTACCATACACCGAACCAGATATCCAACGGTCCGGGTTGAATTGCACCCGTGCCAGGTACTGGACCGACATACCACGGTCAACTGTTGCCCCCTAGTGGGCTCGTGAGCTATGAGCGCCGGAATGCAACGCCAAGCGGAGACGCCAAGGAGTTGCATCGCACGCAGCGAACCGTGCATCTCGATCGTGTCCTCATCTCTTGCGCTGATGTCATAGAGCGCCGTTCGGTGTTTGCACAATCGATGAAATCGAGAGTGGATAATGACCGGGTACTTGCGTTGCCATCTATTAATTCGCTAATCAGTACGTCCGATGCGCCCGGTTCGAATGATCACCGGTCAGCAAGCGAGATATGCAATCGatggtttgttattttatttcaaacctGACCTTCGCCGCCCGTGTCCAGAATGATTTTCTAACTGGGCGGATATTACGGAAGATTCGGCGTGTAACGGATCATTGTTTGCGAGATCGTGGTTGATTGATTCCGTTCTATGGCAGATCGATCAATCGGTCCTTGCTGTTTGTCATCAGCTGGGAGATTAATAACTGTGCTTTGGCGATCCTGGATCGGCTGCACGATGATGAAAGCCTCCGGGGATTAAAATGATGAGAACATGATACGTTCGGAGGAAGTGCCCTATGAATCGAAAGTCTGTGGGGATTGATTTATTGCCGGCACATCATGTCCAGTACCGATGATGAGGTCAGCTCCAGTGACGTTATTTAAGCCAACAGCCTGTGTGCAAAAGAGTAGACCGATCGGACATCGTAAATAGGTCACTCGAAAAGTGCAGTTGGTCGATATGTTGAAAATCACGTATTGCCATTTGCATATTGGTGTGCATATTTTTGAACATCTTCGGAAAAGACCTACGAACGGAAGGGCCTTCTCCGGATGGTTGATGGGAACACGTACCGGCGAGTTGGAAGCATGCTGTCGGGTACCAGAAGTGCATTTTAATTTCACAAAGATGTCAAAAGCATTCGCGAGCGCTGATGGATGGTCATATGTGGGACAAaacatgtgttaccacatttCACCACCGTTCACGGCGCACGTATCGATCGGTTGGGCGTGTGATGTTGCATAAGTTTTTTTGGGTTCAGTTTTGTAGAAATATAGCTTATTCAAGTCTAGCAGAATAAAGCATACttaaatggaaattttaaAGTGCACCTGAACTGCtaaaaaatctaaaacaaaaatttttaaaagtatccaaaatttaaaaaattgatatagactagaaagaaaaatattagtaTTGCCATGGCCGTGATAAAGATTCAAACAAGAATAGGATTGTGGTGTTTCACCAGCTCGAtgatactttttctttttattaataCCCATCGGCGGATTCTGGAATAATTTATCGTTATCGTCTCAGTTGTTTGCTCGAAACTCCAAGCGTTCCTTTACCACCCTCGTAACTTTCCTCGCAGTGACGGCCACAGGCCCGTTTCCTTGCCCACGTCGGGTCGATGCCACTACGCCGAGTGCTCTAATGTTCCGATCCGGCTTCAGTTGAGGAACGATGTGAGTGACGTTAGTCGTTCATTAAGTTGCAGTTGAGTTTTAATTAGCTGAGACAACGTGACCACCATCAACAAATCCTTGACGTTCGAGTTGAACATTTGCGCAAATTGATCTCCGCTCATGTTCGGCACCGAGTGAATCAGGTCCAACAGTGCCCGGCCGACCGTATTGTCGGGCTGCTGCTTCTCGCTCAGCACATCCTCCACGTACGCCAGCACCTCCCCGAGCAGTGTCAGCAGCTTGCCCGAGGCTTCGGTAACCTGCGCCAGGTCGAGCATCGGCGAAACGGTGCGCGGACGGTTGGCACTGGTCTGCAGTCCGATTGTTTTCATGCACAGCTGCAAGCCCACCACCTCCGGCTCGTAACTGGTCACTTCCACGTTGATGGGCGTGAACATGCAGCCACTCTTGCCACTCGGTACGCCGAGCGACACACAAACGTACGCCTTGATACCCATCCGGGCGCCCGTCAGCGAAGTGTCCAGCGTCAGATGGATCGGATTCGTGCACTCACGCGCATAGTACTCGTGGATGACCGAGCTATGGTTCGTCACTTCCTGGCCGGTTGCCCACCATCCttagaaacaaaacgagacACGGGGTTTGTAGTGCCCATTGTCCAGAGCAGCACCATTCCTCCTTGTCAACAATCCATGACTTACCCACAACATTCTCGGACGCATTTACCCGCTGATTCAACTCATACAGATCGCTTGCGTAGCCTAGCTCAGCTTCCACCTGATCCGTATGCTCCTTGTGCGGCAAGCAGAAGCAATTGGTCACCTCTACGACACCCTTGTCGGTGGAACCTGcggaaaagtgcaaaaagttGTGGTTATGTTTGTCGGATACCAACTGGTGCTAGGGAAACCCCGGTTCCTTACCGAGCAGCGTGCCGATAACACGCTCCGAGTCATTGTTTCGTCTTTCGTAGGCATCCACAATCTGGAACAGCACTACCGGATGTACCCGCACGGTTAAATTCAGTGGCAAATTAATCGTCGACATGATGCACGGGGATCGGACCAAAGACACACTTTGACAGAGACAtattagtgttggcagaatcgggattcggaagattctaagattcgatccctagacggattccaaagattcgaatcgcatttgacggattctaaagattcgaatcccatcggacagattctaaagatttggatcccatttgacggattctaaccGAGGAGCCACACGTAACCGGTCGTgcccggttccgattttctgacAGCAATATTGCTGCCAATGGCCATTTTACACTATCTTCCAAAATCGACGGACAGAAATATTCCTCGTCTATTAAGGGTataaacagtaaacagtaaacaaacaaaggtttgacagcCAGTACCTCTTTCCACTGCGATGCCTCCCAAAAAAATTATTGGTTGGTTATGAGGAgtccatgcctaccaaaaatacacttggcaagGTTCTTTTTGGTAGGCTTGTATAcctttggtaggaaagtgcagcaagGTTCTCCTTGGGTTATTATTAACTCGCACTTCCGAACAAGTTGCTTcgatttcattaaaaagaaaacaaattttggcAATCGAAGCCACATGACGTTTCGTTCGGCGAttggtaggaaagtgcagcaagGTTCTCCTTGGGTCAGTTGGTCTGCATATTTCCAAAAATGACTAcattgttcgtgttgtttgaatacaattagaagaataatgtcaactaTACTGATATTATTATGTAAATCATTCTTTGAATTAAACgcatcatatgaaaaatcggcattgGATGATCATGATTCGGAtgattcggattcgaagacCCGGATCTCAttatggatttgaatcgaaagattcgaatccctgttgggattcagtttccccatcactaaGAGACGTGATAAACGTCAACCTCGTGTTTACTGATTTTATTACTATGACCAGTTCAGTGTTTGACATACAGGTGGCGCTAATTTAGTTCTCTAAATTACATTATTTAAGGCCTCATATGAGTTTTTTGATCTTAAGAATATGTTTaatgtaaaaagtaaaatttgaTATCATTTATAGAGCTTCCTTGTTCAAATTTAAACGCATTTTTAATCTCTATCTTTGTGTAACCTCCTCTATATCTCACAAAATCAAACGTTACCGCGCCTATCAGCTGTCAATGATagacagaaaaacaaatattcccCTCGCAGCACCCCCACCGTCGCATCCTATCCCTTcgcttgttttgattttcatcaCACTTACGAAGTCAGTTCGCGAATTACCAGCAacaagagcagcagcagcagtagatAGTGTGTaggtaaaacgaaaaaaccagCATGATTTCGGAAGAACGCGAAATGCTGTTGATCACCAGTTTGTGAAGTGAATTAGTAAAGATGCTCGCACCATCTTTAACCCGCTAGAAACGTTCGGTGAATCATTTGCGTTTGTGCATTACCGCTGGTactgtttcctttctttcctaCACACCTTCGCTCGCGTGTTGAAGGGAAACTaggtttgaagaaaaaaagccagcccccctccctcccagaCGGTGGCATTGCACTTCCTTTGTTTGAGTGGGTAGCAGTGCTCCACCGGACGACGGGCCTCGTGTGGCAGCAGGAAAAAGGAAGACCCGTGCAGACGCAacgcaaaatattttaactacGCCTCACTCGAACGGTGGTTTAAGATTTTCGCACCGCTTTCAGTCTTCCTCATTGATTCCTACTGCA from Anopheles coustani chromosome 3, idAnoCousDA_361_x.2, whole genome shotgun sequence harbors:
- the LOC131271692 gene encoding eukaryotic translation initiation factor 3 subunit F translates to MSTINLPLNLTVRVHPVVLFQIVDAYERRNNDSERVIGTLLGSTDKGVVEVTNCFCLPHKEHTDQVEAELGYASDLYELNQRVNASENVVGWWATGQEVTNHSSVIHEYYARECTNPIHLTLDTSLTGARMGIKAYVCVSLGVPSGKSGCMFTPINVEVTSYEPEVVGLQLCMKTIGLQTSANRPRTVSPMLDLAQVTEASGKLLTLLGEVLAYVEDVLSEKQQPDNTVGRALLDLIHSVPNMSGDQFAQMFNSNVKDLLMVVTLSQLIKTQLQLNERLTSLTSFLN
- the LOC131259632 gene encoding keratin-associated protein 19-2-like; translation: MKSFIALFFVLAVAAVYGAEESKVTEKRGIGYGGLGYGYSGYPGLAGHGYYGGLGGYGYGHGLGYGSGLGYGSSLGYYGSYPGYGAHSGYYGGYTGGYSGYPYGLGYGLH